The nucleotide sequence GCGTGAGCAGCGTTTCGCCGATGACCCGCTCGGCGTAGCGGCCCATCCCGCGGTAGCAGCCGCCGAGGTAGGCGCGGGCCAGCGTGCTCCCGTCCGGGCCGAGCGCGAAGTAGGCCAGCGCGACCAGCCGGGGTTCGTCGGTGCGGCCGGCGTCGGCCCAGGCCTTGCGCAGCCGGGTGAGCCGGTCGGCGTACGGCTCGGCCGAGCCGCTCCCGGAGATCCACCCGTCCGCGATCGCGGCGGCCCGCCGCACCGCCGCCTCGGAGTGCCCGCCGAGCAGCACCGGCGGGGGCGTCGCGGGGGTGGGGCCGATCTCGCCGTCGCGCCAGGTCCGGCGCACGGTGGTGATCAGCTCGTCCAGGTTCCGGCCGCGCCGGGTGAACGACGTGCCGGTGACGTCGAAGTCGTCGCGCCGCCCGCCCGCGGCGAGCCCGAGCTCCAGCCGCCCGCCGGACAGCTCGTGCAGGGTCGCCGCCTGCTTGGCCAGCACGGCCGGGTTGCGGGTCGCGCCGAGCAGCACCGTCGTGGACAGGCGGATCCGGCGCGTCGCTCCGGCCGCGACCGCCAGCGTGGTGAGCGGCTCGTGGTTCGGGTAGACGATCCGGTCGAGCACCCCGAGCGTCGAGAAGCCCCTCGCCTCGGCCGTCACGGCCCAGCCGAGCAGGTCCGCGCCGCGGGTGCCCGGAACCATCGCGGGCAGGCCGACCCCGATCCGCATGCCGGTCTCCAGTCTTCCGGTGGCAGCTTCGCCTCGCATGGTCGGCGCGCGGACTCGAACCTCGTTGGGACCCGGCTGGGACTCCCGGCCGGCCGTCGAGCCGGGTCCCAACGCGCTTCGACCGGTGGTGACGAGCCTGGGGCCGCGCGCGTGTCCCGCACGTGTTCCTGATCCGACCCAGAGGAAGAAGACCGTTATGTTGCGCTTGTCCTTGCGGCGAGGTGGGGTGGTGACGGCCGTCTTCACCGCCACCGCCGTCCTGACCGGCGGTGCTTCCGCGTTCGCCTGTGATCCGCGGCCGCTGCCGATCGCCGGTGCCACGGCGGTGCGGGCCGCCGACGGCAGCTACCAGCTGAGCTGGTCACCCGCGAACGACGTCCGCTCGGTGTCGGTGTACGCCGCCACCCACCCGATCGAAAAGGCGCAGGACGGCGTGCTGGTCGCGAAGGACGCCACGGGGGCGGTGACCGTGACCGGCCTGGCGCCGGCGTCCCGCTGGTACTTCACCATCGTGCCCGGCGGGGCGCGGCTGGGCGAGGGGGTGGCCGCGAAGCTCGTCGACCTCGACGGCGTCAAGAACGCCCGCGACCTCGGCGGCTACCCGGCCGCGGACGGTCTGCGCATCCGGTGGGGCACGATCTTCCGCACCGCGCGGCTGACGCCCGCCACCGCGACCGGCCGCGAAGAGCTCGCCGGCCTGGGGATCAAGGACGACGTGGATCTCCGCTCGAGCGCGGAAGCGGCCGCCGAGGGCCCGGACCCGATTCCGGCAGGCGTCACGCACGTCGCGGAACCGGTCGGCGACCCGGATCAAGCGGTGCCGCCGGACCCCAACACGCCGCCGTCCACCGGTGACCCCATCATGGACAACTACCGGCTGCTGGTCTCGAACCCGAACCTGGGCCACCAGTTCGTCGACGCGCTGGCCCACATCGCCGACGCCGGTCAGCGCCCGCTGCTCTACCACTGCACCGGGGGAAACCACCGCACCGGCTGGATGACGGTGATCCTGCTCAAGGTGCTCGGGGTGCCCGACGACGTCATCCGCCAGGACTACCTGATGTCCTCCGGCACCGTGGCCACCTACCTCGACGCGGCCTACGACCAGGTCGCCCGCGACTACGGTTCGTTCCCGGCCTACCTCGCGGCGCTCGGCGTCACCGACCGGCTGACCCGGCAGCTGCGGCACGCGTTGCTGGAGGCCCCGCGGTGAAGACGACCACTGTGGACGTCCTGGTGGCCGGCGGCGGCCTGACCGGGCTCGCCGCCGCCACCTTCCTCTCCTGGCTCGGCGTGCGCACCGCCGTGGTGGAGCGGCATTCCGGGACGCTGATCCACCCGCGGGCCCGCAGCATCAACCCCCGGACGGCGGAGCTGCTCCGCCAGGTCGGGCTCGCGTCCGCGGTCACCGACAGCGGCGGCTACGTGAGCGAACTGCCCTCGGTGTACCTCCTGCGCGCGGTGACCCTGGCCGGCGAGGAGCTCAGCCGCACCGAACAGCGACCGCCCGCCGACGCGGGCGGCGGTGCCGAGGTCAGCCCGTCCGGCTGGGGGATGATCGACCAGGACCGGCTCGAGCACGTGCTGCGGGAACGGGCCGAGGAACTCGGCGCGGACGTGCGGTTCGGGCACCGGCTCGTCCGGCTCGACCAAGACGAAACCGGGGTCACCGCCGCGGTGTCCACTGTGGACGGCGAGCGCGGGATCCGGGCCGCGTACGTGGTCGGCGCCGACGGCAACGGCAGCACGGTGCGGTCGCTGCTCGGCATCGGACGGCACGGTCCCGGCCGGATCGGCCACGTCGCGAGCATGGTCTTCGACGCCGACCTGTCCGGGCCGATGCGCG is from Amycolatopsis mediterranei and encodes:
- a CDS encoding LLM class flavin-dependent oxidoreductase, giving the protein MRIGVGLPAMVPGTRGADLLGWAVTAEARGFSTLGVLDRIVYPNHEPLTTLAVAAGATRRIRLSTTVLLGATRNPAVLAKQAATLHELSGGRLELGLAAGGRRDDFDVTGTSFTRRGRNLDELITTVRRTWRDGEIGPTPATPPPVLLGGHSEAAVRRAAAIADGWISGSGSAEPYADRLTRLRKAWADAGRTDEPRLVALAYFALGPDGSTLARAYLGGCYRGMGRYAERVIGETLLTREALARTAAEYADAGCQELVLFPCSAELRQLDLLTEALSGTGLLGAGLS
- a CDS encoding tyrosine-protein phosphatase, with product MTAVFTATAVLTGGASAFACDPRPLPIAGATAVRAADGSYQLSWSPANDVRSVSVYAATHPIEKAQDGVLVAKDATGAVTVTGLAPASRWYFTIVPGGARLGEGVAAKLVDLDGVKNARDLGGYPAADGLRIRWGTIFRTARLTPATATGREELAGLGIKDDVDLRSSAEAAAEGPDPIPAGVTHVAEPVGDPDQAVPPDPNTPPSTGDPIMDNYRLLVSNPNLGHQFVDALAHIADAGQRPLLYHCTGGNHRTGWMTVILLKVLGVPDDVIRQDYLMSSGTVATYLDAAYDQVARDYGSFPAYLAALGVTDRLTRQLRHALLEAPR